The proteins below are encoded in one region of Sander vitreus isolate 19-12246 chromosome 24, sanVit1, whole genome shotgun sequence:
- the LOC144512962 gene encoding protein EFR3 homolog B-like isoform X3, protein MPGTLPRFPSMPSSFLSSLPRGINPPSLPRGISLPSLPSMPRGVTIPSLPRGMSLPRVSVAMSSVTEAPRRLLQDCCSVLDHQTPAGLCCCCWALRPRYKRLVDNIFPEDPEDGLVKANMEKLTFFALSAPEKLDRIAAYLSERLTRELNRHRYGYVCIAMEAMEQLLLACHCQSINLLVESFLSTLRLLLEADKPHLHILATNSFVKFANIEEDTPSYHRSYDFFVSRFSEMCHTEHEDTDIQNKIRVSGIRGLQGVVRKTVDDELQVNIWEPRHMEQIVPALLVNLQQHTHTNSESPAEQTEVCFRELLGRAAYGHITNAVRPVLMHLDSHSLWEGRSFAVQCFQIIMYSIQPQHSHLVIQQLLGHLDANSRSPASVRAGIVEVLSEAAAIEATGSVGPTVLEVFNTLLRQLRQSVDYQLTGYYDGKRETTSSEEKTLQDAVIKTIGSFANTLPVYQRSEVMLFIMGRIPVPGMYPALGSPNAGFEGSRMIQVMLLKSLLQVSERYGSSNLLTALPSSFLEPLLSFTLMEDPEIRLLVLSILTSLIDRRHNAPRLTAAAASVTFDVSVLQRKEDRCSRQDNLFIRKHAQRLYRHIYLTCKEESSGRSHYQALCALLAVVCVELTNEEVTVDLIRLVLALQELALSNQECLSVFNRCGVHAVCAAFLLLLSQLGPPPPLHQHVTQVIESRQSSAPHLLPQDLFCDKPRLPEGELKVDEDFLFAQSKICEALTGSSYSAHAERFNTPYTPQITDEDRLSKRKSIGDVISLQIDMDPEYCDTEQKPQTEQITFETLKNAIEDRGSVAEDERRRMQIPRPCDLLTTVTPCLVVKVVEKFQTAPFEEIAAQCGARSLRIGASYWSTNPSANDLPLGQ, encoded by the exons ATGCCGGGAACTCTCCCCAGGTTTCCCAGCATGCCGTCTTCCTTTCTCAGCTCGCTGCCCCGAGGCATCAACCCTCCCAGTTTACCCAGAGGCATCTCTCTGCCCAGTTTACCCAGCATGCCCCGGGGCGTCACCATCCCCAGCCTGCCGAGGGGGATGTCGTTGCCGAGGGTGTCCGTCGCCATGTCGTCCGTTACCGAGGCTCCTCGGAGGCTGCTGCAGGACTGCTGCTCCGTGCTGGACCATCAGACACCAGCAG gtctgtgctgttgctgctggGCGTTGCGTCCTCGCTACAAGCGGCTGGTTGATAATATTTTCCCAGAAGACCCggag gacGGGCTGGTGAAAGCCAACATGGAGAAGCTGACGTTCTTCGCTCTGTCGGCTCCGGAAAAACTAGACCGAATCGCTGCGTACCTGTCAGAGCGATTGACCCGAGAGCTGAACCGCCACCGCTACgg gtatgTGTGTATTGCGATGGAGGCCAtggagcagctgctgctggcCTGTCACTGTCAGAGCATCAACCTGCTGGTGGAGAGTTTCCTCAGCACGCTGCGTCTGCTGCTGGAGGCCGATAAACCACACCTCCACATCCTCGCCACCAACTCC TTTGTGAAGTTTGCGAACATCGAGGAGGACACGCCATCGTATCATCGCAGCTACGACTTCTTCGTGTCTCGCTTCAGTGAGATGTGTCACACCGAACACGAAGACACCGACATCCAGAACAA gatccGTGTGTCAGGCATCCGCGGCCTGCAGGGCGTGGTCAGGAAGACGGTGGACGACGAACTGCAGGTGAACATCTGGGAGCCTCGCCACATGGAGCAGATCGTCCCTGCTCTGCTGGTCAacctgcagcagcacacacacaccaacag tgaGTCTCCAGCAGAGCAGACGGAGGTGTGTTTCAGGGAGCTGTTGGGACGAGCTGCTTATGGACACATTACCAACGCTGTCAGACCTGTGCTcat GCACCTGGACAGTCACAGTCTCTGGGAGGGACGAAGCTTTGCTGTTCAGTGTTTTCAGATCATCATGTACTCCATCCAG CCCCAACACTCCCACCTGGTGATCCAGCAGCTGTTGGGTCACCTGGACGCCAACAGCAGGAGTCCTGCTTCTGTGCGAGCCGGGATCGTAGAGGTGCTGTCTGAAGCTGCTGCTATAGAAGCTACCGGATCTGTCG GTCCGACTGTACTGGAAGTATTCAACACATTACTGCGACAGCTGAGGCAGAGCGTGGACTACCAGCTGACTGGTTATTACGACGGAAAACGGGAAACCACCTCGAGTGAAGAGAAGACGCTGCAGGACGCCGTCATCAAAACTATTG GATCCTTCGCCAACACGCTCCCCGTGtaccagaggtcagaggtcatgcTGTTCATCATGGGGAGGATCCCTGTTCCCGGGATGTACCCCGCTCTGGGCTCGCCCAACGCCGG gttTGAAGGCAGCAGGATGATCCAGGTGATGCTGCTGAAGTCTCTCCTGCAG GTATCGGAGCGTTACGGCAGCAGTAACCTGTTGACAGCCTTGCCCTCGTCCTTTTTGGAGCCGCTGCTCTCCTTCACGCTGATGGAAGATCCAGAGATCCGTCTGCTCGTCCTCTCCATCCTCACCTCGCTCATCGACAGACGCCACAACGCCCCCAGACtcaccgctgctgctgccag tgtGACGTTTGACGTCTCGGTGCTGCAGCGGAAGGAGGACCGGTGCTCTCGACAGGACAACCTGTTCATCAGGAAG CACGCTCAGCGTCTCTACAGGCACATCTACCTCACCTGTAAGGAGGAGAGCAGTGGGCGGAGCCACTACCAGGCCCTCTGCGCCCTATTGGCTGTCGTCTGTGTGGAACTGACCAATGAGGAGGTAACGGTGGACCTGATCCGACTCGTCCTGGCTCTGCAG GAGCTGGCGTTGTCCAATCAGGAGTGTCTGTCGGTGTTTAACCGCTGTGGAGTTCACGCTGTCTGCGCCgccttcctcctcctgctgtccCAGCTcggccctcctcctcctctccaccaaCACGTCACTCAG gtgATAGAGAGTCGTCAGAGCAGCGCTCCACACCTGCTGCCTCAAGACCTTTTCTGTGACAAACCCAG actgcCAGAAGGTGAGCTGAAAGTAGACGAAGACTTTCTGTTCGCCCAGTCTAAGATCTGCGAGgctctgacaggaagcagctaCAGTGCACACGCCGAACGTTTCAACACGCCATACACGCCTCAGATAACcg acgAGGACCGTCTGTCGAAGAGGAAAAGTATCGGAGACGTCATCTCTCTGCAGATAGACATGGACCCTGAGTACTGTGATACAGAGCAG AAACCTCAGACGGAGCAGATCACCTTTGAGACGCTGAAGAACGCCATCG AAGATAGAGGCAGTGTGGCGGAGGACGAGCGGCGGAGGATGCAG ATCCCCCGTCCCTGCGACTTACTTACCACGGTAACTCCTTGTTTGGTTGTGAAGGTGGTGGAGAAGTTTCAGACGGCTCCGTTTGAGGAGATAGCTGCTCAGTGTGGAGCCAGA TCACTCAGGATCGGAGCTTCTTACTGGTCGACTAACCCGTCTGCTAACGATCTTCCCCTCGGCCAATGA
- the LOC144512962 gene encoding protein EFR3 homolog B-like isoform X1 has product MPGTLPRFPSMPSSFLSSLPRGINPPSLPRGISLPSLPSMPRGVTIPSLPRGMSLPRVSVAMSSVTEAPRRLLQDCCSVLDHQTPAGLCCCCWALRPRYKRLVDNIFPEDPEDGLVKANMEKLTFFALSAPEKLDRIAAYLSERLTRELNRHRYGYVCIAMEAMEQLLLACHCQSINLLVESFLSTLRLLLEADKPHLHILATNSFVKFANIEEDTPSYHRSYDFFVSRFSEMCHTEHEDTDIQNKIRVSGIRGLQGVVRKTVDDELQVNIWEPRHMEQIVPALLVNLQQHTHTNSESPAEQTEVCFRELLGRAAYGHITNAVRPVLMHLDSHSLWEGRSFAVQCFQIIMYSIQPQHSHLVIQQLLGHLDANSRSPASVRAGIVEVLSEAAAIEATGSVGPTVLEVFNTLLRQLRQSVDYQLTGYYDGKRETTSSEEKTLQDAVIKTIGSFANTLPVYQRSEVMLFIMGRIPVPGMYPALGSPNAGFEGSRMIQVMLLKSLLQVSERYGSSNLLTALPSSFLEPLLSFTLMEDPEIRLLVLSILTSLIDRRHNAPRLTAAAASVTFDVSVLQRKEDRCSRQDNLFIRKHAQRLYRHIYLTCKEESSGRSHYQALCALLAVVCVELTNEEVTVDLIRLVLALQELALSNQECLSVFNRCGVHAVCAAFLLLLSQLGPPPPLHQHVTQVIESRQSSAPHLLPQDLFCDKPRLPEGELKVDEDFLFAQSKICEALTGSSYSAHAERFNTPYTPQITDEDRLSKRKSIGDVISLQIDMDPEYCDTEQKPQTEQITFETLKNAIEDRGSVAEDERRRMQIPRPCDLLTTVTPCLVVKVVEKFQTAPFEEIAAQCGARTSLLQSKLDHIFDLIIRPPPSPSGHSPPRSTPLYEMKFPDLCVY; this is encoded by the exons ATGCCGGGAACTCTCCCCAGGTTTCCCAGCATGCCGTCTTCCTTTCTCAGCTCGCTGCCCCGAGGCATCAACCCTCCCAGTTTACCCAGAGGCATCTCTCTGCCCAGTTTACCCAGCATGCCCCGGGGCGTCACCATCCCCAGCCTGCCGAGGGGGATGTCGTTGCCGAGGGTGTCCGTCGCCATGTCGTCCGTTACCGAGGCTCCTCGGAGGCTGCTGCAGGACTGCTGCTCCGTGCTGGACCATCAGACACCAGCAG gtctgtgctgttgctgctggGCGTTGCGTCCTCGCTACAAGCGGCTGGTTGATAATATTTTCCCAGAAGACCCggag gacGGGCTGGTGAAAGCCAACATGGAGAAGCTGACGTTCTTCGCTCTGTCGGCTCCGGAAAAACTAGACCGAATCGCTGCGTACCTGTCAGAGCGATTGACCCGAGAGCTGAACCGCCACCGCTACgg gtatgTGTGTATTGCGATGGAGGCCAtggagcagctgctgctggcCTGTCACTGTCAGAGCATCAACCTGCTGGTGGAGAGTTTCCTCAGCACGCTGCGTCTGCTGCTGGAGGCCGATAAACCACACCTCCACATCCTCGCCACCAACTCC TTTGTGAAGTTTGCGAACATCGAGGAGGACACGCCATCGTATCATCGCAGCTACGACTTCTTCGTGTCTCGCTTCAGTGAGATGTGTCACACCGAACACGAAGACACCGACATCCAGAACAA gatccGTGTGTCAGGCATCCGCGGCCTGCAGGGCGTGGTCAGGAAGACGGTGGACGACGAACTGCAGGTGAACATCTGGGAGCCTCGCCACATGGAGCAGATCGTCCCTGCTCTGCTGGTCAacctgcagcagcacacacacaccaacag tgaGTCTCCAGCAGAGCAGACGGAGGTGTGTTTCAGGGAGCTGTTGGGACGAGCTGCTTATGGACACATTACCAACGCTGTCAGACCTGTGCTcat GCACCTGGACAGTCACAGTCTCTGGGAGGGACGAAGCTTTGCTGTTCAGTGTTTTCAGATCATCATGTACTCCATCCAG CCCCAACACTCCCACCTGGTGATCCAGCAGCTGTTGGGTCACCTGGACGCCAACAGCAGGAGTCCTGCTTCTGTGCGAGCCGGGATCGTAGAGGTGCTGTCTGAAGCTGCTGCTATAGAAGCTACCGGATCTGTCG GTCCGACTGTACTGGAAGTATTCAACACATTACTGCGACAGCTGAGGCAGAGCGTGGACTACCAGCTGACTGGTTATTACGACGGAAAACGGGAAACCACCTCGAGTGAAGAGAAGACGCTGCAGGACGCCGTCATCAAAACTATTG GATCCTTCGCCAACACGCTCCCCGTGtaccagaggtcagaggtcatgcTGTTCATCATGGGGAGGATCCCTGTTCCCGGGATGTACCCCGCTCTGGGCTCGCCCAACGCCGG gttTGAAGGCAGCAGGATGATCCAGGTGATGCTGCTGAAGTCTCTCCTGCAG GTATCGGAGCGTTACGGCAGCAGTAACCTGTTGACAGCCTTGCCCTCGTCCTTTTTGGAGCCGCTGCTCTCCTTCACGCTGATGGAAGATCCAGAGATCCGTCTGCTCGTCCTCTCCATCCTCACCTCGCTCATCGACAGACGCCACAACGCCCCCAGACtcaccgctgctgctgccag tgtGACGTTTGACGTCTCGGTGCTGCAGCGGAAGGAGGACCGGTGCTCTCGACAGGACAACCTGTTCATCAGGAAG CACGCTCAGCGTCTCTACAGGCACATCTACCTCACCTGTAAGGAGGAGAGCAGTGGGCGGAGCCACTACCAGGCCCTCTGCGCCCTATTGGCTGTCGTCTGTGTGGAACTGACCAATGAGGAGGTAACGGTGGACCTGATCCGACTCGTCCTGGCTCTGCAG GAGCTGGCGTTGTCCAATCAGGAGTGTCTGTCGGTGTTTAACCGCTGTGGAGTTCACGCTGTCTGCGCCgccttcctcctcctgctgtccCAGCTcggccctcctcctcctctccaccaaCACGTCACTCAG gtgATAGAGAGTCGTCAGAGCAGCGCTCCACACCTGCTGCCTCAAGACCTTTTCTGTGACAAACCCAG actgcCAGAAGGTGAGCTGAAAGTAGACGAAGACTTTCTGTTCGCCCAGTCTAAGATCTGCGAGgctctgacaggaagcagctaCAGTGCACACGCCGAACGTTTCAACACGCCATACACGCCTCAGATAACcg acgAGGACCGTCTGTCGAAGAGGAAAAGTATCGGAGACGTCATCTCTCTGCAGATAGACATGGACCCTGAGTACTGTGATACAGAGCAG AAACCTCAGACGGAGCAGATCACCTTTGAGACGCTGAAGAACGCCATCG AAGATAGAGGCAGTGTGGCGGAGGACGAGCGGCGGAGGATGCAG ATCCCCCGTCCCTGCGACTTACTTACCACGGTAACTCCTTGTTTGGTTGTGAAGGTGGTGGAGAAGTTTCAGACGGCTCCGTTTGAGGAGATAGCTGCTCAGTGTGGAGCCAGA acCTCTCTGCTTCAGTCCAAACTGGATCACATCTTTGATTTGATCATCCGTCCTCCTCCGTCTCCGTCCGGACACTCGCCGCCTCGCTCCACTCCGCTCTATGAGATGAAGTTTCCTGACCTCTGTGTCTATTAG
- the LOC144512962 gene encoding protein EFR3 homolog B-like isoform X4 gives MPGTLPRFPSMPSSFLSSLPRGINPPSLPRGISLPSLPSMPRGVTIPSLPRGMSLPRVSVAMSSVTEAPRRLLQDCCSVLDHQTPAGLCCCCWALRPRYKRLVDNIFPEDPEDGLVKANMEKLTFFALSAPEKLDRIAAYLSERLTRELNRHRYGYVCIAMEAMEQLLLACHCQSINLLVESFLSTLRLLLEADKPHLHILATNSFVKFANIEEDTPSYHRSYDFFVSRFSEMCHTEHEDTDIQNKIRVSGIRGLQGVVRKTVDDELQVNIWEPRHMEQIVPALLVNLQQHTHTNSESPAEQTEVCFRELLGRAAYGHITNAVRPVLMHLDSHSLWEGRSFAVQCFQIIMYSIQPQHSHLVIQQLLGHLDANSRSPASVRAGIVEVLSEAAAIEATGSVGPTVLEVFNTLLRQLRQSVDYQLTGYYDGKRETTSSEEKTLQDAVIKTIGSFANTLPVYQRSEVMLFIMGRIPVPGMYPALGSPNAGFEGSRMIQVMLLKSLLQVSERYGSSNLLTALPSSFLEPLLSFTLMEDPEIRLLVLSILTSLIDRRHNAPRLTAAAASVTFDVSVLQRKEDRCSRQDNLFIRKHAQRLYRHIYLTCKEESSGRSHYQALCALLAVVCVELTNEEVTVDLIRLVLALQELALSNQECLSVFNRCGVHAVCAAFLLLLSQLGPPPPLHQHVTQVIESRQSSAPHLLPQDLFCDKPRLPEGELKVDEDFLFAQSKICEALTGSSYSAHAERFNTPYTPQITDEDRLSKRKSIGDVISLQIDMDPEYCDTEQKPQTEQITFETLKNAIEDRGSVAEDERRRMQVVEKFQTAPFEEIAAQCGARSLRIGASYWSTNPSANDLPLGQ, from the exons ATGCCGGGAACTCTCCCCAGGTTTCCCAGCATGCCGTCTTCCTTTCTCAGCTCGCTGCCCCGAGGCATCAACCCTCCCAGTTTACCCAGAGGCATCTCTCTGCCCAGTTTACCCAGCATGCCCCGGGGCGTCACCATCCCCAGCCTGCCGAGGGGGATGTCGTTGCCGAGGGTGTCCGTCGCCATGTCGTCCGTTACCGAGGCTCCTCGGAGGCTGCTGCAGGACTGCTGCTCCGTGCTGGACCATCAGACACCAGCAG gtctgtgctgttgctgctggGCGTTGCGTCCTCGCTACAAGCGGCTGGTTGATAATATTTTCCCAGAAGACCCggag gacGGGCTGGTGAAAGCCAACATGGAGAAGCTGACGTTCTTCGCTCTGTCGGCTCCGGAAAAACTAGACCGAATCGCTGCGTACCTGTCAGAGCGATTGACCCGAGAGCTGAACCGCCACCGCTACgg gtatgTGTGTATTGCGATGGAGGCCAtggagcagctgctgctggcCTGTCACTGTCAGAGCATCAACCTGCTGGTGGAGAGTTTCCTCAGCACGCTGCGTCTGCTGCTGGAGGCCGATAAACCACACCTCCACATCCTCGCCACCAACTCC TTTGTGAAGTTTGCGAACATCGAGGAGGACACGCCATCGTATCATCGCAGCTACGACTTCTTCGTGTCTCGCTTCAGTGAGATGTGTCACACCGAACACGAAGACACCGACATCCAGAACAA gatccGTGTGTCAGGCATCCGCGGCCTGCAGGGCGTGGTCAGGAAGACGGTGGACGACGAACTGCAGGTGAACATCTGGGAGCCTCGCCACATGGAGCAGATCGTCCCTGCTCTGCTGGTCAacctgcagcagcacacacacaccaacag tgaGTCTCCAGCAGAGCAGACGGAGGTGTGTTTCAGGGAGCTGTTGGGACGAGCTGCTTATGGACACATTACCAACGCTGTCAGACCTGTGCTcat GCACCTGGACAGTCACAGTCTCTGGGAGGGACGAAGCTTTGCTGTTCAGTGTTTTCAGATCATCATGTACTCCATCCAG CCCCAACACTCCCACCTGGTGATCCAGCAGCTGTTGGGTCACCTGGACGCCAACAGCAGGAGTCCTGCTTCTGTGCGAGCCGGGATCGTAGAGGTGCTGTCTGAAGCTGCTGCTATAGAAGCTACCGGATCTGTCG GTCCGACTGTACTGGAAGTATTCAACACATTACTGCGACAGCTGAGGCAGAGCGTGGACTACCAGCTGACTGGTTATTACGACGGAAAACGGGAAACCACCTCGAGTGAAGAGAAGACGCTGCAGGACGCCGTCATCAAAACTATTG GATCCTTCGCCAACACGCTCCCCGTGtaccagaggtcagaggtcatgcTGTTCATCATGGGGAGGATCCCTGTTCCCGGGATGTACCCCGCTCTGGGCTCGCCCAACGCCGG gttTGAAGGCAGCAGGATGATCCAGGTGATGCTGCTGAAGTCTCTCCTGCAG GTATCGGAGCGTTACGGCAGCAGTAACCTGTTGACAGCCTTGCCCTCGTCCTTTTTGGAGCCGCTGCTCTCCTTCACGCTGATGGAAGATCCAGAGATCCGTCTGCTCGTCCTCTCCATCCTCACCTCGCTCATCGACAGACGCCACAACGCCCCCAGACtcaccgctgctgctgccag tgtGACGTTTGACGTCTCGGTGCTGCAGCGGAAGGAGGACCGGTGCTCTCGACAGGACAACCTGTTCATCAGGAAG CACGCTCAGCGTCTCTACAGGCACATCTACCTCACCTGTAAGGAGGAGAGCAGTGGGCGGAGCCACTACCAGGCCCTCTGCGCCCTATTGGCTGTCGTCTGTGTGGAACTGACCAATGAGGAGGTAACGGTGGACCTGATCCGACTCGTCCTGGCTCTGCAG GAGCTGGCGTTGTCCAATCAGGAGTGTCTGTCGGTGTTTAACCGCTGTGGAGTTCACGCTGTCTGCGCCgccttcctcctcctgctgtccCAGCTcggccctcctcctcctctccaccaaCACGTCACTCAG gtgATAGAGAGTCGTCAGAGCAGCGCTCCACACCTGCTGCCTCAAGACCTTTTCTGTGACAAACCCAG actgcCAGAAGGTGAGCTGAAAGTAGACGAAGACTTTCTGTTCGCCCAGTCTAAGATCTGCGAGgctctgacaggaagcagctaCAGTGCACACGCCGAACGTTTCAACACGCCATACACGCCTCAGATAACcg acgAGGACCGTCTGTCGAAGAGGAAAAGTATCGGAGACGTCATCTCTCTGCAGATAGACATGGACCCTGAGTACTGTGATACAGAGCAG AAACCTCAGACGGAGCAGATCACCTTTGAGACGCTGAAGAACGCCATCG AAGATAGAGGCAGTGTGGCGGAGGACGAGCGGCGGAGGATGCAG GTGGTGGAGAAGTTTCAGACGGCTCCGTTTGAGGAGATAGCTGCTCAGTGTGGAGCCAGA TCACTCAGGATCGGAGCTTCTTACTGGTCGACTAACCCGTCTGCTAACGATCTTCCCCTCGGCCAATGA
- the LOC144512962 gene encoding protein EFR3 homolog B-like isoform X2, with amino-acid sequence MPGTLPRFPSMPSSFLSSLPRGINPPSLPRGISLPSLPSMPRGVTIPSLPRGMSLPRVSVAMSSVTEAPRRLLQDCCSVLDHQTPAGLCCCCWALRPRYKRLVDNIFPEDPEDGLVKANMEKLTFFALSAPEKLDRIAAYLSERLTRELNRHRYGYVCIAMEAMEQLLLACHCQSINLLVESFLSTLRLLLEADKPHLHILATNSFVKFANIEEDTPSYHRSYDFFVSRFSEMCHTEHEDTDIQNKIRVSGIRGLQGVVRKTVDDELQVNIWEPRHMEQIVPALLVNLQQHTHTNSESPAEQTEVCFRELLGRAAYGHITNAVRPVLMHLDSHSLWEGRSFAVQCFQIIMYSIQPQHSHLVIQQLLGHLDANSRSPASVRAGIVEVLSEAAAIEATGSVGPTVLEVFNTLLRQLRQSVDYQLTGYYDGKRETTSSEEKTLQDAVIKTIGSFANTLPVYQRSEVMLFIMGRIPVPGMYPALGSPNAGFEGSRMIQVMLLKSLLQVSERYGSSNLLTALPSSFLEPLLSFTLMEDPEIRLLVLSILTSLIDRRHNAPRLTAAAASVTFDVSVLQRKEDRCSRQDNLFIRKHAQRLYRHIYLTCKEESSGRSHYQALCALLAVVCVELTNEEVTVDLIRLVLALQELALSNQECLSVFNRCGVHAVCAAFLLLLSQLGPPPPLHQHVTQVIESRQSSAPHLLPQDLFCDKPRLPEGELKVDEDFLFAQSKICEALTGSSYSAHAERFNTPYTPQITDEDRLSKRKSIGDVISLQIDMDPEYCDTEQKPQTEQITFETLKNAIEDRGSVAEDERRRMQVVEKFQTAPFEEIAAQCGARTSLLQSKLDHIFDLIIRPPPSPSGHSPPRSTPLYEMKFPDLCVY; translated from the exons ATGCCGGGAACTCTCCCCAGGTTTCCCAGCATGCCGTCTTCCTTTCTCAGCTCGCTGCCCCGAGGCATCAACCCTCCCAGTTTACCCAGAGGCATCTCTCTGCCCAGTTTACCCAGCATGCCCCGGGGCGTCACCATCCCCAGCCTGCCGAGGGGGATGTCGTTGCCGAGGGTGTCCGTCGCCATGTCGTCCGTTACCGAGGCTCCTCGGAGGCTGCTGCAGGACTGCTGCTCCGTGCTGGACCATCAGACACCAGCAG gtctgtgctgttgctgctggGCGTTGCGTCCTCGCTACAAGCGGCTGGTTGATAATATTTTCCCAGAAGACCCggag gacGGGCTGGTGAAAGCCAACATGGAGAAGCTGACGTTCTTCGCTCTGTCGGCTCCGGAAAAACTAGACCGAATCGCTGCGTACCTGTCAGAGCGATTGACCCGAGAGCTGAACCGCCACCGCTACgg gtatgTGTGTATTGCGATGGAGGCCAtggagcagctgctgctggcCTGTCACTGTCAGAGCATCAACCTGCTGGTGGAGAGTTTCCTCAGCACGCTGCGTCTGCTGCTGGAGGCCGATAAACCACACCTCCACATCCTCGCCACCAACTCC TTTGTGAAGTTTGCGAACATCGAGGAGGACACGCCATCGTATCATCGCAGCTACGACTTCTTCGTGTCTCGCTTCAGTGAGATGTGTCACACCGAACACGAAGACACCGACATCCAGAACAA gatccGTGTGTCAGGCATCCGCGGCCTGCAGGGCGTGGTCAGGAAGACGGTGGACGACGAACTGCAGGTGAACATCTGGGAGCCTCGCCACATGGAGCAGATCGTCCCTGCTCTGCTGGTCAacctgcagcagcacacacacaccaacag tgaGTCTCCAGCAGAGCAGACGGAGGTGTGTTTCAGGGAGCTGTTGGGACGAGCTGCTTATGGACACATTACCAACGCTGTCAGACCTGTGCTcat GCACCTGGACAGTCACAGTCTCTGGGAGGGACGAAGCTTTGCTGTTCAGTGTTTTCAGATCATCATGTACTCCATCCAG CCCCAACACTCCCACCTGGTGATCCAGCAGCTGTTGGGTCACCTGGACGCCAACAGCAGGAGTCCTGCTTCTGTGCGAGCCGGGATCGTAGAGGTGCTGTCTGAAGCTGCTGCTATAGAAGCTACCGGATCTGTCG GTCCGACTGTACTGGAAGTATTCAACACATTACTGCGACAGCTGAGGCAGAGCGTGGACTACCAGCTGACTGGTTATTACGACGGAAAACGGGAAACCACCTCGAGTGAAGAGAAGACGCTGCAGGACGCCGTCATCAAAACTATTG GATCCTTCGCCAACACGCTCCCCGTGtaccagaggtcagaggtcatgcTGTTCATCATGGGGAGGATCCCTGTTCCCGGGATGTACCCCGCTCTGGGCTCGCCCAACGCCGG gttTGAAGGCAGCAGGATGATCCAGGTGATGCTGCTGAAGTCTCTCCTGCAG GTATCGGAGCGTTACGGCAGCAGTAACCTGTTGACAGCCTTGCCCTCGTCCTTTTTGGAGCCGCTGCTCTCCTTCACGCTGATGGAAGATCCAGAGATCCGTCTGCTCGTCCTCTCCATCCTCACCTCGCTCATCGACAGACGCCACAACGCCCCCAGACtcaccgctgctgctgccag tgtGACGTTTGACGTCTCGGTGCTGCAGCGGAAGGAGGACCGGTGCTCTCGACAGGACAACCTGTTCATCAGGAAG CACGCTCAGCGTCTCTACAGGCACATCTACCTCACCTGTAAGGAGGAGAGCAGTGGGCGGAGCCACTACCAGGCCCTCTGCGCCCTATTGGCTGTCGTCTGTGTGGAACTGACCAATGAGGAGGTAACGGTGGACCTGATCCGACTCGTCCTGGCTCTGCAG GAGCTGGCGTTGTCCAATCAGGAGTGTCTGTCGGTGTTTAACCGCTGTGGAGTTCACGCTGTCTGCGCCgccttcctcctcctgctgtccCAGCTcggccctcctcctcctctccaccaaCACGTCACTCAG gtgATAGAGAGTCGTCAGAGCAGCGCTCCACACCTGCTGCCTCAAGACCTTTTCTGTGACAAACCCAG actgcCAGAAGGTGAGCTGAAAGTAGACGAAGACTTTCTGTTCGCCCAGTCTAAGATCTGCGAGgctctgacaggaagcagctaCAGTGCACACGCCGAACGTTTCAACACGCCATACACGCCTCAGATAACcg acgAGGACCGTCTGTCGAAGAGGAAAAGTATCGGAGACGTCATCTCTCTGCAGATAGACATGGACCCTGAGTACTGTGATACAGAGCAG AAACCTCAGACGGAGCAGATCACCTTTGAGACGCTGAAGAACGCCATCG AAGATAGAGGCAGTGTGGCGGAGGACGAGCGGCGGAGGATGCAG GTGGTGGAGAAGTTTCAGACGGCTCCGTTTGAGGAGATAGCTGCTCAGTGTGGAGCCAGA acCTCTCTGCTTCAGTCCAAACTGGATCACATCTTTGATTTGATCATCCGTCCTCCTCCGTCTCCGTCCGGACACTCGCCGCCTCGCTCCACTCCGCTCTATGAGATGAAGTTTCCTGACCTCTGTGTCTATTAG